The following are encoded together in the Planococcus antarcticus DSM 14505 genome:
- a CDS encoding ABC transporter permease: MRNFLDTLVSRQDMIISALLEHIYLSFVAVAIGIAIALPLGIIITRYRRYAEPIIGVTAVFQTIPSLALFGFLVPILGIGSPTALIALIIYALLPILRNTYAGIVGVDGSTIEAGRGMGMTRTQILRQIELPLALPFIMAGVRTATVLTVGIATLATFVGAGGLGDIIYRGLQSYNNSLVLAGALPVALLAIGFDQILKWIEKRATPKGLKT, from the coding sequence ATGAGAAATTTTCTGGATACCCTTGTCAGCCGACAGGATATGATTATCAGCGCATTATTGGAACATATCTATCTGTCATTTGTAGCAGTGGCGATCGGTATTGCCATTGCATTGCCATTAGGAATTATCATCACACGCTACCGGCGCTATGCTGAACCAATCATTGGGGTGACTGCTGTTTTCCAAACCATACCAAGCCTTGCCTTGTTCGGCTTTTTGGTGCCTATTTTAGGAATCGGTTCACCGACCGCATTAATCGCACTCATTATCTATGCATTGCTGCCAATTCTGCGGAATACCTATGCTGGAATTGTGGGTGTCGACGGCTCCACAATCGAAGCTGGAAGGGGAATGGGAATGACTCGAACGCAGATCCTGAGGCAGATTGAATTGCCGCTTGCGTTGCCATTCATCATGGCAGGAGTTCGGACTGCGACCGTCTTGACTGTAGGAATCGCCACGCTTGCCACCTTCGTCGGAGCAGGTGGGTTGGGAGACATCATTTACCGTGGTCTGCAATCGTATAATAACTCGTTAGTATTAGCGGGCGCGCTTCCGGTTGCTTTGCTGGCCATCGGATTTGATCAGATCTTGAAATGGATTGAAAAAAGAGCAACGCCAAAAGGCTTAAAAACATAG
- a CDS encoding GNAT family N-acetyltransferase has translation MEFLIYSDSAAFTERVSPLLYKNEDIHSLFLGVLGQIQANQYEEYFLAIAETGHEIVGACLMTPPHALQLVVFRHFPEIEKEIAERLQNLGIEISGIVGEQETSSLFAKAWTRQTEEMVKTLMNQGLYRIDAVYKGLRKSEGSWRIASKKDGETLEKWYRLFEVETGIGRRSSQAEATHQISIFLERKEVYVWEVDGVAVSCMKKSRPSKNGITVSFVFTPESWRGNGYARTLVAEVTDELLLEFDFVMLYTDLNNATANKIYREIGYVQIANPVHLVFEEE, from the coding sequence ATGGAATTTCTTATCTACTCGGATTCAGCAGCTTTTACAGAAAGAGTGTCGCCGTTGCTGTATAAGAATGAAGATATTCATAGCTTGTTCCTGGGAGTTCTTGGACAAATTCAAGCCAATCAATATGAGGAATATTTTTTAGCGATTGCAGAAACTGGGCACGAAATTGTGGGTGCGTGTTTGATGACGCCGCCGCATGCTTTGCAACTGGTGGTTTTTCGGCACTTTCCTGAAATTGAAAAAGAAATTGCCGAACGTCTACAAAATCTTGGAATCGAAATCAGCGGAATTGTCGGGGAACAGGAAACGAGCAGCTTGTTTGCGAAAGCGTGGACCAGACAAACGGAGGAAATGGTAAAAACATTGATGAACCAAGGATTATATCGCATTGATGCGGTTTATAAAGGATTGCGCAAAAGTGAGGGCTCCTGGCGAATTGCCAGTAAAAAAGATGGGGAAACACTTGAGAAATGGTACAGGCTTTTTGAAGTGGAGACAGGGATCGGCCGCCGTTCTAGTCAGGCGGAAGCGACTCATCAGATTTCCATATTTCTGGAAAGGAAGGAAGTCTATGTGTGGGAAGTGGATGGTGTTGCGGTTTCTTGCATGAAGAAATCACGTCCTTCAAAAAACGGCATAACCGTTTCTTTCGTGTTTACACCAGAGAGTTGGCGTGGCAACGGATATGCACGGACACTGGTTGCTGAAGTCACCGATGAATTGCTGCTAGAGTTTGATTTTGTAATGCTCTACACTGACCTGAACAATGCTACAGCCAATAAAATCTACAGAGAAATCGGCTACGTGCAAATCGCCAATCCGGTTCATCTTGTTTTTGAAGAAGAATAA
- the trpA gene encoding tryptophan synthase subunit alpha, whose amino-acid sequence MNRLEQLKSSGNKAFVAYIMAGDGGLDRLKEQVLYLQEAGVTAIEIGIPFSDPVADGPTIEAAGNRALKQGVTLQKVLEELQSWTFQIKIPLLIMTYLNPVLKFGVERFAAQCGKAGVSAVIIPDLPYEHKQLVQPYIDKEGIKLIQLVTLTTTDVRLDDILSGAEGFVYAVTVKGITGSRDKMSEEVKAFMRKVREKSPVPVYAGFGISKSSHVDMLRDDVDGFIVGSAIVEAFHDDRIQEIEPLIQAVTATHSV is encoded by the coding sequence ATGAATCGACTGGAACAGCTGAAGAGTTCAGGAAATAAAGCTTTTGTTGCTTACATCATGGCGGGAGACGGCGGTCTTGACCGTTTGAAGGAACAAGTGCTGTACTTGCAGGAAGCGGGTGTCACAGCCATTGAAATCGGCATTCCATTCTCAGACCCGGTAGCAGACGGACCGACAATCGAAGCGGCGGGCAACCGCGCCTTAAAACAGGGCGTCACATTACAGAAAGTGCTGGAAGAACTGCAAAGCTGGACTTTTCAAATCAAAATTCCGTTGCTGATTATGACGTATTTGAACCCGGTACTGAAGTTTGGCGTTGAGCGTTTTGCGGCTCAATGCGGCAAGGCTGGAGTTTCAGCTGTTATTATTCCGGATCTTCCTTATGAGCATAAGCAGCTGGTACAGCCTTATATTGATAAAGAAGGCATCAAGTTGATCCAGCTAGTAACCTTGACGACGACTGACGTACGGCTAGATGATATTCTCAGTGGAGCGGAAGGCTTTGTCTATGCAGTAACTGTCAAAGGAATAACGGGCTCCCGTGACAAAATGTCGGAAGAAGTCAAAGCCTTCATGCGCAAGGTTCGGGAGAAAAGTCCGGTTCCGGTGTATGCTGGGTTCGGAATTTCAAAGAGCAGCCATGTCGACATGCTGCGCGATGACGTGGATGGATTTATTGTGGGAAGTGCCATCGTGGAAGCTTTCCATGATGATAGAATCCAGGAAATCGAACCGCTTATTCAAGCAGTGACTGCCACCCATTCGGTATAA
- a CDS encoding DUF4003 family protein, with translation MDFASAFLFASCSGSFYGDERRRRGKFIAAGQSKSEALNNSEFWKTSYTYLAALLMKNPEQAERTRKLYEEMKKHHKFLTSNEDMPYAALLGNREGSLEERATTMNMYYRDLREQRFIMGNDLQWLSQIMTFDSLAYDSEMVGRVLAIHQFFKAAKIKIRLTQYLILGFLAVTQVDGETLKEIAENTHELEKSKIFRWYKDMAFSTAVQQAMVDNIEVQDISAMTFSTSLETLMQAQQAAMMVSINAAIISSTNNSSG, from the coding sequence ATGGACTTCGCCTCTGCGTTCCTATTTGCTTCATGTAGCGGCAGCTTTTATGGTGATGAAAGAAGAAGGCGTGGAAAGTTCATTGCAGCTGGTCAATCAAAATCAGAAGCGCTAAATAATTCAGAGTTTTGGAAAACATCCTATACGTACCTAGCGGCTCTGTTGATGAAGAATCCAGAACAAGCCGAACGGACAAGGAAATTATACGAAGAGATGAAGAAGCATCACAAGTTCCTTACGTCGAACGAAGACATGCCTTACGCTGCATTGCTTGGAAATAGAGAAGGATCGCTTGAAGAGCGGGCAACGACAATGAATATGTATTATCGGGATCTTCGCGAACAAAGATTCATTATGGGCAATGATCTTCAATGGCTGTCTCAAATAATGACCTTTGACTCGCTTGCTTATGATTCGGAAATGGTAGGTAGGGTATTGGCAATCCATCAATTTTTTAAAGCGGCAAAAATAAAAATCCGTCTGACGCAGTATCTCATTCTAGGATTTTTAGCAGTAACGCAAGTGGATGGCGAAACGTTGAAAGAGATTGCGGAAAATACCCATGAATTAGAAAAAAGCAAGATTTTCCGCTGGTACAAAGATATGGCTTTTTCTACCGCTGTCCAGCAGGCGATGGTCGATAATATAGAGGTTCAAGACATCTCTGCCATGACTTTTTCTACTTCGCTGGAAACTCTGATGCAAGCGCAGCAGGCTGCAATGATGGTCAGTATCAACGCGGCAATTATTTCTTCGACGAACAATTCTTCTGGCTGA
- the trpB gene encoding tryptophan synthase subunit beta: MTKVKICGLKEEQHVKAANRADAIGFVFAPSRRQVTIEQAAELAKHIPVDTDKIGVFVNASLKEIEDTIAGVPLTMVQLHGDEKDELVKAIRVPVIQAFSIRTKEDVVQLKKSLADYVLVDAPGTNHRGGSGNIFDWSLLDGADIDPSRLIVAGGLNPENVHTAITQTSPYMVDVSSGVETDGRKDAVKIQEFIKRVKDDSMEQTIEKTGFFGKYGGQFVPETLMKAVKELEDAYNEVKEDPEFQKEYHHYLSEYVGREQPLTFAQRMTEALGGPKIYLKREDLNHTGAHKVNNAIGQALLAMRMGKRKIVAETGAGQHGVATATICALFDLDCVIFMGEEDIKRQQLNVFRMKLLGARVESVTKGSATLKDAVNEALRYWVSNVEDTHYLIGSALGPHPFPTMVRDFQSVIGQETRRQILDKEGRLPDAILACVGGGSNAIGMFHPFIQDKDVQLIGVEAAGEGIDTEKHAATLTKGTEGVLHGALMKLLQDDAGQVQEAHSISAGLDYPGIGPEHAHLADIGRVEYRSITDDEALAAVISMSRLEGIIPALETAHAIAEAEKQAKMMTSDQILVICVSGRGDKDMATYAEKLEGLS, from the coding sequence ATGACGAAAGTGAAAATTTGTGGCTTGAAAGAAGAGCAACATGTTAAAGCAGCGAATCGTGCAGATGCTATCGGCTTTGTATTCGCTCCGAGCAGACGTCAAGTAACGATTGAGCAAGCTGCTGAACTGGCCAAGCACATTCCGGTAGATACTGATAAAATTGGCGTTTTCGTCAATGCTTCTTTAAAAGAAATTGAAGACACGATTGCAGGCGTTCCGTTGACAATGGTTCAGCTGCACGGAGACGAAAAAGATGAATTGGTCAAGGCGATTCGCGTACCAGTCATTCAGGCTTTCTCGATCCGCACGAAAGAAGATGTAGTTCAATTAAAGAAATCTTTGGCTGATTACGTACTAGTGGATGCTCCCGGCACCAATCATCGTGGAGGGAGCGGCAACATTTTCGATTGGTCTCTACTCGACGGAGCTGATATCGATCCATCCCGTCTAATTGTAGCGGGTGGCTTGAATCCGGAAAATGTTCATACTGCTATCACGCAGACAAGTCCTTATATGGTAGATGTTTCAAGTGGAGTCGAAACAGATGGCCGCAAAGATGCGGTGAAAATACAGGAATTCATTAAACGAGTAAAGGATGATTCGATGGAACAGACAATAGAAAAAACTGGTTTTTTTGGCAAATATGGTGGCCAATTTGTACCGGAAACTTTGATGAAAGCAGTCAAGGAATTGGAAGATGCCTATAATGAAGTAAAAGAAGATCCTGAATTCCAGAAAGAATACCATCACTATTTATCTGAGTATGTTGGACGAGAACAACCGCTGACATTCGCGCAACGAATGACAGAAGCGCTTGGCGGACCGAAAATTTATTTGAAACGCGAAGACTTGAACCACACGGGTGCCCACAAAGTGAATAACGCAATTGGGCAAGCCTTGCTTGCTATGCGTATGGGTAAACGCAAAATTGTAGCAGAAACCGGAGCAGGCCAACACGGTGTAGCCACGGCGACAATTTGTGCGCTTTTCGATTTGGATTGCGTCATTTTCATGGGTGAAGAAGACATCAAACGTCAACAATTGAACGTCTTCCGTATGAAACTTTTAGGGGCACGTGTTGAAAGTGTCACCAAAGGGAGTGCGACTTTAAAAGATGCTGTCAATGAAGCCTTGCGCTACTGGGTTTCCAATGTGGAAGATACGCACTACTTAATCGGTTCGGCTCTTGGGCCACATCCTTTCCCAACAATGGTTCGCGATTTCCAAAGTGTTATCGGCCAAGAAACTAGACGTCAGATTCTTGATAAAGAAGGGCGTTTGCCTGATGCCATTTTGGCGTGTGTAGGCGGTGGCAGCAACGCGATTGGCATGTTCCATCCATTTATTCAAGATAAAGATGTTCAGCTGATCGGCGTCGAAGCAGCTGGCGAAGGTATTGATACGGAAAAACATGCTGCGACTTTAACGAAAGGAACAGAAGGCGTACTCCATGGTGCCTTGATGAAATTACTTCAGGATGATGCAGGACAAGTACAGGAAGCACATTCGATTTCTGCCGGACTTGATTATCCAGGGATTGGCCCGGAACATGCTCACTTAGCAGATATCGGACGTGTTGAATACCGTTCGATTACGGACGATGAAGCGCTGGCTGCGGTCATTAGCATGTCCCGTCTCGAAGGAATTATTCCTGCTCTTGAAACGGCACATGCCATTGCAGAAGCTGAAAAACAAGCTAAGATGATGACTTCCGATCAGATCCTGGTCATTTGCGTATCAGGGCGCGGCGACAAAGATATGGCTACGTATGCCGAGAAACTGGAGGGACTGTCATGA
- a CDS encoding ABC transporter ATP-binding protein — protein MIRFENVTKRFQDGTEALKDISLVLPTHELTAIIGPSGCGKTTLMKMINKLEKPTAGSIFIDENPINGMDEVQLRRSIGYVIQRIGLFPHMTISDNVALVPKLLEWPKAKKEERVRELLELVGLDPAIYMDRYPLELSGGQQQRVGVVRALAGDPNIVLMDEPFSALDPISREQLQDELRNLQQTINKTIVFVTHDMDEALKIADSIIVMRDGQVEQTGTPQQLIDNPANEFVRNFIGVKRISQKRTFGEKRLMEFLSLFTTDWKGDTKKISAESTIEEAFFQLDESNQDHLAIIQDDQIVAYANARDLLKAALAKETGVLA, from the coding sequence ATGATTCGATTTGAAAATGTCACAAAGCGCTTTCAGGATGGAACGGAAGCATTAAAAGACATTTCACTCGTTCTGCCCACTCATGAATTGACTGCTATTATCGGCCCCAGTGGATGCGGTAAAACCACTTTGATGAAAATGATCAATAAGTTAGAGAAACCGACTGCCGGAAGTATCTTTATTGACGAAAATCCTATTAATGGAATGGACGAAGTTCAATTACGGCGCTCGATTGGCTATGTTATTCAACGTATTGGGCTGTTTCCCCATATGACCATTTCGGATAATGTGGCACTGGTACCAAAACTGCTGGAATGGCCAAAAGCAAAAAAAGAAGAGCGAGTACGGGAACTGCTCGAATTGGTCGGGTTGGATCCAGCGATTTATATGGATCGCTATCCGCTCGAATTAAGTGGTGGACAGCAACAACGTGTTGGAGTAGTCCGTGCGCTTGCTGGAGACCCGAACATCGTCTTAATGGATGAACCGTTTTCAGCGCTTGATCCCATCAGCCGGGAACAATTGCAAGACGAACTCCGAAATCTTCAGCAAACCATCAATAAAACCATCGTTTTTGTTACACATGATATGGATGAGGCTTTGAAAATCGCAGATTCGATTATCGTGATGCGCGATGGGCAAGTCGAACAGACAGGAACACCGCAGCAATTAATCGACAATCCCGCTAATGAGTTTGTGCGTAATTTTATCGGCGTAAAGCGCATCAGTCAAAAGCGCACATTTGGAGAAAAGAGATTAATGGAATTTCTGAGCTTGTTCACAACCGATTGGAAAGGTGACACCAAGAAAATTTCTGCTGAATCTACAATTGAGGAAGCTTTTTTTCAATTGGATGAAAGCAACCAGGATCACTTAGCTATTATTCAGGATGACCAGATTGTGGCATATGCAAATGCCCGTGATTTATTGAAAGCAGCTCTTGCTAAGGAAACGGGGGTACTGGCATGA
- the trpC gene encoding indole-3-glycerol phosphate synthase TrpC — MTILEKIIATKHEEIKTYKPVQSDTIHFPEKSKLLQRLQEKKGVISEIKRASPSKGDIQMEVDIVAQAKKYEEAGAAAISVLTDETYFKGSIDDLREVAQAVSIPVLCKDFMVSEIQIDRAQYAGGTIILLIVAALEKQQLKSLNDYALSKGLEVLVEVHDEQELGVALELDAKLIGINNRNLKTFDVSIERTAQLAENFPFDGQRVLISESGMHTKEDAKFAYASGASGILVGEALMRSEDPGGWIRQATSEEAAK, encoded by the coding sequence ATGACGATACTGGAAAAAATAATTGCAACTAAACACGAAGAAATAAAAACTTATAAACCTGTCCAATCGGACACTATCCATTTTCCAGAGAAATCAAAGCTGTTGCAGCGTCTGCAGGAAAAAAAAGGTGTTATTTCCGAAATAAAGCGTGCCTCCCCTTCAAAAGGGGATATTCAGATGGAAGTGGATATTGTAGCTCAAGCCAAAAAATATGAGGAAGCGGGAGCGGCTGCAATTTCCGTTCTGACCGATGAAACCTACTTTAAAGGATCAATTGATGACCTGCGCGAAGTGGCGCAAGCCGTTTCGATTCCTGTCTTGTGCAAAGATTTTATGGTCAGCGAAATTCAGATTGACCGCGCTCAGTATGCAGGTGGTACGATCATCTTGTTGATTGTAGCGGCACTGGAAAAGCAGCAGCTCAAAAGTCTTAACGACTATGCGCTTTCAAAAGGGCTTGAGGTCTTGGTAGAAGTTCACGATGAACAAGAACTTGGGGTAGCATTAGAACTGGATGCAAAACTGATTGGCATCAATAATCGTAATTTGAAGACATTTGACGTATCGATTGAACGGACCGCGCAATTGGCCGAGAACTTCCCTTTTGATGGGCAACGGGTGCTGATTAGCGAAAGTGGGATGCATACAAAAGAAGATGCAAAATTCGCCTATGCGAGTGGAGCTTCGGGAATTTTGGTGGGAGAGGCATTGATGCGATCTGAAGATCCGGGCGGTTGGATCCGCCAGGCGACTAGCGAGGAGGCAGCGAAATGA
- the trpD gene encoding anthranilate phosphoribosyltransferase — protein MSRVENLSEHMMYEKSLEILNGTIDEQQVKKFLSDMHEKGETADELVGLVKAMHEKAVKLPVVEGELVDVCGTGGDRSYSFNISTLTAFVLAGCGLTVAKHGNRSVSSKTGSSDVLEALGISTAADISSIPAMLDQTGIALLFAPAIHPALGGLRQIRKDIGTPTIFNLVGPLANPLPITIQMTGVYRLDMLEPMADALIRLGRKKGALVHGAGGLDELSLAGTNELIVFDEQGKRKMTIHPNEVGLEVASIEAIRGGDPERNAEIFMNVLSGTDSPYLDTVALNAGVVLYVSGKVKTVTEGVKQAKTSIKSGETERVFDLHRLAAGVFV, from the coding sequence ATGAGCAGAGTAGAGAATTTGAGTGAACATATGATGTACGAAAAATCGTTAGAAATATTGAACGGCACAATAGATGAACAACAAGTTAAAAAGTTTTTATCCGACATGCATGAAAAAGGCGAGACAGCTGATGAACTAGTTGGATTGGTCAAAGCGATGCACGAAAAAGCGGTGAAACTTCCAGTGGTGGAAGGCGAATTAGTCGATGTTTGTGGAACCGGTGGCGATCGTTCTTATAGCTTCAATATCAGTACATTGACGGCTTTTGTATTGGCAGGATGTGGATTGACAGTTGCCAAGCATGGCAACCGCAGTGTTTCCAGTAAAACTGGTAGCTCCGACGTGCTAGAAGCACTTGGTATTTCGACGGCAGCGGATATTTCATCAATTCCTGCAATGCTTGACCAAACAGGAATTGCGTTGTTGTTTGCACCAGCTATCCATCCTGCACTTGGCGGTTTGCGCCAAATTCGCAAAGACATCGGAACTCCGACGATTTTCAATTTAGTGGGACCTTTAGCAAATCCGTTGCCAATTACGATACAAATGACCGGAGTTTATCGTCTCGACATGCTTGAGCCGATGGCAGATGCGTTGATTCGGCTGGGCAGAAAAAAAGGCGCCTTGGTTCATGGTGCAGGCGGATTGGACGAATTGTCGCTTGCGGGAACCAACGAATTGATTGTTTTCGATGAACAAGGTAAGCGGAAAATGACCATTCATCCGAACGAAGTTGGTTTAGAGGTCGCGTCAATAGAAGCAATCCGCGGTGGCGATCCGGAGCGCAACGCTGAAATTTTCATGAACGTCTTATCCGGAACCGACAGCCCTTATCTAGATACGGTGGCATTAAATGCAGGAGTGGTACTTTACGTCAGTGGCAAAGTCAAAACCGTGACAGAAGGCGTAAAACAGGCAAAAACATCAATCAAATCAGGCGAAACCGAGCGTGTCTTCGACTTGCACCGGTTAGCAGCGGGGGTATTTGTATGA
- a CDS encoding glycine betaine ABC transporter substrate-binding protein codes for MKKAALVILMAGTTVIAGCGSSGDASEPLVIGGKPWTEQYILPHILGQYIEANSEYAVEYEDGLGEVAILTPALEQGDIDMYVEYTGTGLKDVLKEESVPGQSSEEVLEIVRAGYEETLDATWLEPLGFENGYTLAYSKDSGYDAETYSELAEISKSEDMRFGAPHPFYERQGDGFDDLVATYPFEFSATESFDPAIMYEAVQSGEVDVIPAFTTDSRIELFDLETTEDDLSFFPKYDAVPVVRMETLEEYPELEEVLSGLAGQISEEEMLAMNSRVDVDQEVASDVAREFLIEKGLIEE; via the coding sequence ATGAAAAAAGCAGCATTAGTCATTTTAATGGCTGGAACAACTGTTATTGCAGGATGTGGATCAAGTGGAGATGCATCAGAGCCACTTGTAATCGGGGGCAAACCCTGGACGGAACAGTATATCTTGCCTCATATTCTTGGGCAATACATTGAGGCGAATTCGGAATATGCGGTGGAATACGAAGATGGTCTCGGGGAAGTAGCGATTTTAACGCCTGCTTTGGAGCAGGGGGACATCGACATGTACGTGGAATATACCGGTACGGGACTGAAGGATGTATTGAAGGAAGAGTCTGTGCCTGGCCAGTCCTCGGAAGAAGTATTGGAGATTGTCAGAGCAGGCTATGAAGAGACCTTGGATGCAACTTGGCTAGAGCCGCTCGGTTTTGAAAATGGCTACACCTTAGCGTATTCGAAAGATAGCGGCTATGATGCTGAAACCTACTCAGAATTAGCGGAAATTTCGAAGTCGGAAGATATGCGTTTCGGCGCACCACACCCTTTCTACGAACGTCAGGGAGATGGCTTCGATGACCTCGTCGCGACTTATCCATTTGAATTTTCAGCTACGGAAAGCTTTGATCCGGCCATCATGTATGAAGCTGTCCAAAGCGGAGAGGTAGATGTTATTCCGGCTTTCACGACAGACAGCCGCATTGAATTGTTTGATCTTGAAACAACAGAGGACGATCTTTCGTTTTTCCCGAAATACGATGCAGTTCCTGTCGTGCGAATGGAAACACTTGAAGAATACCCGGAGCTTGAGGAAGTCTTGAGTGGGCTGGCGGGACAAATCAGCGAGGAAGAAATGCTGGCTATGAATTCACGGGTTGACGTAGATCAGGAAGTGGCGAGCGATGTCGCTCGTGAGTTCCTGATTGAGAAAGGGTTAATTGAAGAATAA
- a CDS encoding DNA-3-methyladenine glycosylase — translation MFTPVTADFFHAPTLELSRNLLGQILVHELPEGVVAGRIVETEAYMGAEDRAAHSFGNRRTKRTEIMFGKPGLIYTYQMHTHTLINVVSGPEDTPRAILIRAVEPVEGIELMAELRGKHMPMKNWTSGPGKLTKAMAITMDHYGRHFSEKPLYIAQGDPVHAVSVGPRVGIGNSLEAVHYPYRFWETENPFVSKFR, via the coding sequence ATGTTTACACCAGTTACTGCTGATTTTTTCCATGCTCCTACTTTAGAACTTTCTCGCAATTTACTTGGCCAGATACTGGTCCATGAATTGCCAGAAGGCGTTGTTGCGGGGAGAATTGTGGAAACTGAGGCCTATATGGGTGCAGAAGATCGTGCTGCCCACAGTTTCGGCAATCGCCGTACCAAGCGCACTGAAATTATGTTCGGAAAACCTGGACTCATTTATACCTATCAAATGCATACCCATACACTGATCAATGTTGTTAGTGGGCCGGAAGATACCCCGCGGGCGATTTTAATCCGCGCAGTTGAACCGGTAGAAGGCATCGAACTGATGGCGGAACTGCGTGGCAAGCATATGCCGATGAAAAATTGGACCAGTGGACCGGGAAAACTGACCAAGGCTATGGCCATCACGATGGATCATTACGGTCGCCATTTTTCTGAGAAGCCGCTTTACATCGCTCAAGGAGATCCGGTTCATGCCGTATCGGTCGGACCGCGTGTCGGTATTGGGAATTCACTTGAAGCAGTCCACTATCCCTATCGCTTTTGGGAGACAGAAAATCCTTTTGTCTCGAAATTTCGCTAG
- a CDS encoding MFS transporter — translation MSTVAEKQTGSISKNKLLWVAGLGWLFDAMDVGILAFVIAALHEDWGLTSNQMGWIGSVNSIGMAVGAFVFGIYADRVGRKKIFIITLLLFSIASGISAFTTTLAAFMILRFFVGMGLGGELPVASTLVSESVPAKERGRVVVLLESFWAAGWLVAAIISYFIIPSFGWRVALLLTALPALYALYLRLNLPDSPQFSAKKNVLRSVSTNIKDVWSKKYRRPTLMLWIVWFTVVFSYYGMFLWLPSVMVLKGFTLIQSFQYVLIMTLAQLPGYFSAAWLIERAGRKFVLVTYLIGTAASALAFGNADTITLLVIAGAFLSFFNLGAWGALYAYSPEQYPTVIRGTGTGMAASFGRIGGVLGPLLVGSMLTAGIGINVIFGIFCVSILIGAMAVAFLGTETKQMELE, via the coding sequence ATGTCGACTGTAGCTGAGAAACAAACAGGTTCTATTTCAAAAAATAAATTATTATGGGTGGCGGGACTGGGGTGGCTCTTTGATGCAATGGATGTCGGAATTTTAGCTTTCGTCATTGCGGCATTGCATGAAGATTGGGGTCTGACTTCTAACCAAATGGGTTGGATCGGCAGTGTCAACTCGATTGGGATGGCGGTCGGCGCGTTCGTCTTCGGCATTTATGCAGACCGTGTGGGTAGGAAGAAGATATTCATCATTACCTTGCTGCTATTTTCAATAGCTAGCGGAATCTCCGCCTTTACCACGACGCTTGCAGCGTTTATGATTCTGCGCTTTTTTGTTGGAATGGGATTAGGTGGCGAACTGCCGGTGGCATCTACTTTAGTATCCGAAAGCGTGCCGGCAAAAGAGCGTGGGCGCGTTGTTGTCCTGCTGGAAAGTTTTTGGGCAGCTGGCTGGCTAGTCGCTGCGATTATTTCGTATTTTATCATTCCATCTTTCGGGTGGCGGGTGGCATTGCTACTGACTGCGCTGCCGGCGTTGTATGCATTATACTTGCGTCTCAACTTGCCCGATTCACCGCAGTTTTCCGCGAAAAAGAATGTGTTGAGATCGGTTTCCACCAACATCAAAGATGTCTGGTCAAAAAAATACAGACGCCCTACTTTGATGCTGTGGATCGTTTGGTTTACCGTCGTATTTTCGTATTATGGAATGTTCCTTTGGCTTCCGAGTGTGATGGTGCTTAAGGGATTCACCCTTATCCAAAGCTTTCAATATGTATTAATTATGACTTTGGCCCAATTGCCTGGATATTTTTCAGCTGCGTGGCTCATCGAGCGTGCCGGCCGGAAATTTGTATTGGTCACGTATTTGATTGGAACAGCTGCCAGCGCGCTGGCGTTCGGCAATGCGGATACCATTACCTTATTGGTTATTGCTGGAGCTTTCCTGTCGTTCTTTAATCTGGGCGCATGGGGAGCGCTTTATGCATATTCACCGGAGCAATATCCGACAGTCATTCGTGGAACAGGGACAGGAATGGCCGCGTCTTTTGGTCGGATTGGCGGAGTTCTTGGACCGCTTCTGGTCGGTTCGATGCTGACGGCTGGTATTGGCATCAACGTGATTTTTGGGATTTTCTGTGTGTCCATCCTCATTGGCGCAATGGCTGTGGCATTTCTGGGAACCGAAACAAAGCAAATGGAATTGGAATAG